The proteins below are encoded in one region of Salvelinus fontinalis isolate EN_2023a chromosome 10, ASM2944872v1, whole genome shotgun sequence:
- the LOC129863855 gene encoding probable low affinity copper uptake protein 2 isoform X3 produces MTFEAGSSVMLLFHFWDVQGPAGMVLSVFMVLLLTVFYELLKVWRIWLGKRPSPFHSSDCQGSSTALASSLSESSLAPMEQTAPTRSPTNRWLLRGIQTALHILQVTLGYMLMLCVMSYNTWIFLGVILGSVLGYFIGFPLLGQI; encoded by the exons ATGACCTTTGAGGCAGGGAGCAGCGTGATGCTGCTGTTTCACTTCTGGGATGTGCAAGGACCTGCAG GGATGGTGCTGTCGGTGTTCATGGTCCTCCTGTTGACCGTGTTCTACGAGCTGCTGAAGGTGTGGAGGATCTGGCTGGGGAAGCGCCCCTCCCCCTTCCACTCCTCAGACTGCCAGGGAAGCAGCACTGCATTAGCCAGTAGCCTGTCGGAGTCGTCTCTGGCCCCCATGGAACAGACTGCCCCCACTCGCTCCCCCACGAACAG ATGGCTTCTCCGTGGGATCCAGACAGCCCTGCACATCCTGCAGGTAACCCTTGGCTACATGCTGATGTTGTGCGTCATGTCCTACAACACCTGGATCTTCCTGGGGGTCATCTTGGGCTCTGTCCTGGGATACTTCATAGGGTTCCCTCTACTGGGTCAAATCTGA
- the LOC129863855 gene encoding probable low affinity copper uptake protein 2 isoform X2, with protein sequence MSMTFEAGSSVMLLFHFWDVQGPAGMVLSVFMVLLLTVFYELLKVWRIWLGKRPSPFHSSDCQGSSTALASSLSESSLAPMEQTAPTRSPTNRWLLRGIQTALHILQVTLGYMLMLCVMSYNTWIFLGVILGSVLGYFIGFPLLGQI encoded by the exons ATGTCT ATGACCTTTGAGGCAGGGAGCAGCGTGATGCTGCTGTTTCACTTCTGGGATGTGCAAGGACCTGCAG GGATGGTGCTGTCGGTGTTCATGGTCCTCCTGTTGACCGTGTTCTACGAGCTGCTGAAGGTGTGGAGGATCTGGCTGGGGAAGCGCCCCTCCCCCTTCCACTCCTCAGACTGCCAGGGAAGCAGCACTGCATTAGCCAGTAGCCTGTCGGAGTCGTCTCTGGCCCCCATGGAACAGACTGCCCCCACTCGCTCCCCCACGAACAG ATGGCTTCTCCGTGGGATCCAGACAGCCCTGCACATCCTGCAGGTAACCCTTGGCTACATGCTGATGTTGTGCGTCATGTCCTACAACACCTGGATCTTCCTGGGGGTCATCTTGGGCTCTGTCCTGGGATACTTCATAGGGTTCCCTCTACTGGGTCAAATCTGA
- the LOC129863855 gene encoding probable low affinity copper uptake protein 2 isoform X1, which yields MSSLAAENWKERRPKEVLALGMTSEIYLLERVLRMTFEAGSSVMLLFHFWDVQGPAGMVLSVFMVLLLTVFYELLKVWRIWLGKRPSPFHSSDCQGSSTALASSLSESSLAPMEQTAPTRSPTNRWLLRGIQTALHILQVTLGYMLMLCVMSYNTWIFLGVILGSVLGYFIGFPLLGQI from the exons ATGTCT tcattggcagcagagaactggaaggaaaggcggccaaaggaagtgttggctttggggatgaccagtgagatatacctgctggagcgtgtgctacgg ATGACCTTTGAGGCAGGGAGCAGCGTGATGCTGCTGTTTCACTTCTGGGATGTGCAAGGACCTGCAG GGATGGTGCTGTCGGTGTTCATGGTCCTCCTGTTGACCGTGTTCTACGAGCTGCTGAAGGTGTGGAGGATCTGGCTGGGGAAGCGCCCCTCCCCCTTCCACTCCTCAGACTGCCAGGGAAGCAGCACTGCATTAGCCAGTAGCCTGTCGGAGTCGTCTCTGGCCCCCATGGAACAGACTGCCCCCACTCGCTCCCCCACGAACAG ATGGCTTCTCCGTGGGATCCAGACAGCCCTGCACATCCTGCAGGTAACCCTTGGCTACATGCTGATGTTGTGCGTCATGTCCTACAACACCTGGATCTTCCTGGGGGTCATCTTGGGCTCTGTCCTGGGATACTTCATAGGGTTCCCTCTACTGGGTCAAATCTGA